The Maniola jurtina chromosome 13, ilManJurt1.1, whole genome shotgun sequence genomic interval cttaatatgaggtagttatttcgaaattacagacagacactccaattttatttattagtatagataactaagttttgtgtgtttatgtgtaagaagtacctacatacattttattttatttatttattgtatttacattattcttacaactatttacattgtattcttagcgccctgaagtatATAACATAAATATTGCCTATACCAATTATTTgcagatattataattatggcatCAAGGGCAATTATGTACGCTGAACTCAAGAGAAAAAAGCGTGCCCTTATACAGATCAGAAGATAAAATAGAGAAAACTtgtatagaggatgcccgcgacttggtccgcgtggatttgggtatttaaatatcccgtaggaactgtacggggataaaaagttgcctgtgtcatttttatagggacgcaagctacctcagtaccaaatttcatacaaatcggttaagcagatgggtctttaggaattccgtgggaacgctttgattttccgggtcaaaaagtagcctatgtccatcatCCATCCCccagatataagctaactgtaccaaatttcgttaaaatcggttaaacttttgggtcgtgaaaaggtagcagacggacagtctgaccctttcgcatttataatattatagtatgtaagtatggattatttactcTGTATtactaaataagttttttttagatcctagcagaaaaaggaaaacaaataaaacaccagtcaaaaactaaaatattatttatttaaatatattatgtacatagcaTTAATGTAATTCAATTCAGTTAATAAAGGCTTATCTTAATATCTTTTtattaatggaatttaaaaaaaatgttagttgtTAGGTGAGCAATGGCTATGAAAAGGTTTCAAATATATTTGGATAAGTTTATTACTTCTTAAAGGCTGACGGTGTTGTGTGCTGGTTGGTGTGCTAACTTCTGGTATCTCAGTATCAACATGATAGACAGACTGAGAAACTTCTAATGCTAGTGAAATATGTAGCGGTTATGTGTAGCTTCTATTTGTGAAGGCTCCTCTGTTTGTTGTATAGTTGTCACTAAGCTGctcatcaataataatttctcATATTGGTGATGTACAGTAGATGTACTTGGTTGAGTAGGCAGGTCAGGaatctacaaataaaataaaagtattttatacataaattcataatacctactattaaatatttctttgaaaatttaatatgcCTTTGTGTAACAGTAACCACTTAAAATTTACAGCTCTTGcagtataattataaaacttacagtggaattttaaaataactgtgaTATACAGACTCAGACTGAACAAAAGTAAGTGTAATTGCCATAATACCTATGATTCATTTATAGGAATCTGGATTTTGGGTTCTCCCTCTACTGCCACGTTcccaattatacttatattgttCTTCGATAGGGGTCAAAGAAGTGTTGAAATTTGGTTCACCTCCAGTGCCAGTGGCTGCTCGTCGCAAGTCTCCAGCCTTGCCTTTTGTGGGGCTCTTAAGCAGTATCCGATACttcaaaaagtaataaacatacttatTTTCTTAATGGTTATAATACAATATATGACAATAGAATAGAACCTACTGCTATTATTCATAGTCTTATAGTGGCAGTTtatactttaaattattatcataattgcaGCATACGTTCTTTGAATCAAAATTAGACGGTCAACATGcagctaaaactaaaaaatctgCCACAAAGCGCAATAGAGCTTGTGGCCGAtatgttttgaatacttactCGCTTCCACTCCACGAAGGTTTAATACACCCTGCCCCCACAGAATTGAGCTTTCTGGAAAGCTCTTCCCATTATTAAGAGCTACCTGGCGGCCGAGAGGTCCTCCACCGAGCCCACCGAGTGCAATATTTGAGTTGCTTTCAGCAACTTCTAACAGAATCTCAAGCTGCCTTACAGAGGCGGCCCTGTAGGGTGCCAGTTTCCTTTTTAGTTTcgacttttaaattactttattagGTTTCGTCACAAAGTCAACTCAAcgtaaaagtgtaaataaacaaTACTCTATGAACCTAGAgaagaaccacaaattcaataATTCCGCGGCACGGGGCACAGACTCGTAAtactttatttcaatagctaCAACGCAGTCAAGTTTGGAAGACTACTATGGCCGTAATCCGTATAGATTGCTAGGTTACCATCATGTTACCATAGATATTCAAATTAGTCGGATTATAAGTATGACCCACCACTAAAGTATCGATAGTCACGTGATTGCGACCTATTGCTACATGATTGCGACCGATTGCTACAATCCTGAAAAGCTTACGCGGTACCGGTTATAAGGACTGTAACGATAACGATCCTTATGGATATTTTTGGATGTGAGATTGAGACAATTTTTACGCGATCGACCTGCTGTCAAACCTAGAACATGACAATGACAATTGACAGTTATTATCATCCTGTCGCTGCCAGGTCAACTGTCATCCATGTCAACTGTCAATCCATGTGTCATGGCGGTAAAAGTGGTATAAAAGCATTTAgcgtattattttattgatcgacaattttattatttttatgtataaaaaatgcCTGGATCAATTATTGAAAGTATCCTTTCGGGAAAATTGGAATGTGATTTGCTATGCAGATGGTTAAAAAACGACCCGATTGAGGTAAATAACCTATTAAagattttgttgtattgttgttaCAATTtcccatttatttattattaattttcaaattatctTTTTAGGCTGCATCAGATGACTGTGTTTTAGTATGTTCGAATAGAAATGAATTTGTGGTGTATTTTCTGTCTTATCTGAGGACTCAAACTGACAGGTAGGtccaaatattatatttattcatttgaCTCTTGTTATCTTATCAAAACATGTCTCAATCTCAATAATTTCCACGAGAAGCCACTTATTTATCGTTTGAGTCAGTTAAGGAATAATAGATTCTATTTTCTATAGTTGTGTTTACTGTCATATACATtgttaatactaataataaaatatttcttttagcATTTTACAAACAAACAGCAATGCCTTACCGCTACTACAGCACCAAGGAACACCTGAAAAATCCCTTGGCCAGCGTCAACACCACCGCTCAATAAGTGACCCTACCTGTGACAATGACAAGTCAAATGACAGTCTCACAGTCAAATCCGACAAAAAAACCCAGGAATCCCCAAACAGAGAGCGTAAGAAACAGGGTCGACGCGTCAAAACAAAACTGTTCACAGATGAAAAAAGCAAAGAGCACAATCAATCTTTATCCTCAGATGAATCAAGAGTTAGCATTGGAGTTGAAAGACTCATGCTGTCAAGCACTCCAATGAAAAACGGTTTCAAAGAGTATCCTCAACCTTTGACGAGCCCTGTGACACCTCATTCCCGTTCTTTCAACTTTGAAAGATGCGACACTCCCAGACTAGTAAGGCATTCCAGATCGCAAGATAAAAGTGTCAGCTTAGCTGACTATTTGGTCAACGTTCAACCTAAAAGTTCCAAAAAGAGACGTTCTAAAAATATGTCTAATGATGACAGTGAAACAAAAGTCGATTTAGATTTGAGTAATTCTGAGATTTTTCCTGAAATTGGTGCAAGAAAATCTAGTTCACTTAAATCTGAAAGAAGAAGAATCAAGCCAACCAATATAGACAGGAGTAAAAAAAGTTATTCACTTAACAGTTTCACACCAGAAGCATTTCAGCAGCCTTCACTGGGTTTGGAAGAAAATTTAGCATTTAAGCCCAAACTGCAACCGAAAGAATCATCCAATACTTTTGAGGCTGAAAGAAATATCCTTAAACAGGAAAGGCATAAATTAATGGAAAAATTTAACATTCTACACACATCCACATCACCTAAAGTGACTACGCCACACACCAAAATAACTCAAAAAGATTCAATTGAGAAAAACCATAATTATATAGAAGCCGATTTTAATAAAGTCATgtataaagaaaaaatagatATCTTGGTCGAAATATACGAcgttttattgaaaaataatctaatATTAAACGTCAATacagaaatatattttcttataaCTATTCTGTTGTCGAAGCAATTAGAGGAAGATTATAGACTCTCTGAATCTCAAATGCAAGTAAATATGTGTGATAATATACTTAAACCAGTACACAATAGTACATATTTTGCAGTGAAATCATTATGGAATGAACGAGGTATATTAGAAGTGATCTTAGACAAGAATTCCCTTAAAATATTGGGTGAGAATAAGAAAGTTCGAAGTTTTTACCCAGAATTGGCCAAGTTTTTGCTGAATTCTTATGGATTGAAATGTGAAGCTGAGTCAAATTCTGACAGGTCTAAACTAGTGTCTGATAGTAGGTGTTCAAATGGCATGGTGTGCTTTAACCTTGAGACTGACAATGCAGAGAATTTTCCGTCCATCCTTAGCTTCCAGAATTTCAAAAAACAGAGGGATATGTTTTACGAGATTTTGAGGTAATTTTTTCTTGTCTTTAAGGATACCACCGAAGCTGCCGGTGCCTGGCGTCATTTCACACATTtatgatttagattttaggcAGCCTTTTCTCTCTGTTAGTCTTAGTTTGTTTTACGGctgtattcacaatcattactatgaggtctcacagtgcgctcgaacgcatagtgtaggttccaccaatcagatcattgtaaattgacgtgatacagtcatctgattggtggaacctacactgtgcgttcgagcgcactatgagacctcatagtaacgtttgtgaatacagGTGTAAGTCTCTTTATTCCTTGTAGGTATATGTTTTTAAAGTGTGTGCTCTAAAAACTTTATCTATTATACAGGTTGTTATGTAACCAAAGTTTATTGTTGAAAGAAAATGTTTAGATTAAAAATGATATACGTTGTATTAAAAGATACCATTACATTGCAGATGGTATCAAGACAGTCAGAATGCAGGCCTATCTCGTTCGATTCTTCGAGCGCGTATCAAAGCCCTGCTGTGCACGGGCACGAGCGCCGCCAACTACGCGCACCTGGCGGCTCTGTTCACGCAGATGCTGCTGGACTCACTGCCACCCAACGAACAGGTGAGCCTAGGGGGACAGTcacagtaaaatggacctaaagttGACtgctttaaagtagtttttttaagtacaaccaatatttattttacgatGTTTTCGCTTGTGGCACTGGCGGTAGCCGTATAACCAAACTTAAGCCTTAGAGCACTAAGTTAttaacactttgttgtctgtctgtgtctgtccatctgtcgtgtctgtcaagaaaaggttataaggtacttcctgttgacatAGAACCtagacctaaaatcatgaaatttgccaggtaggtagcgcaagtaaagaaaaacatccgaaaaccgtaaatctGTGCTTATatctcacaaaaaaatgtgttcatgaacaaataattagtattttctattttcaaagtaagataagtaagatactaaatggggtatcatatcacactaatattataaaggcgaaagtttgtatgtgtgtgtgtgtgtgtgtgtgtatgtttgttactccttcacgcaaaaactactggacggatttggctgaaatttggaatgaagatagataatatcctggattagcacataggctactttttatcccggaaaatgaaagagttcccacgggatttcgaaaaacctaaatccacgcgggcgaagtcgcgggcatcggctagtgaaatCATATGGGGTATCCCATATCATATACAGGCTTGGCCTGTATAAtctaacagattattatttatttttatgtatttgtgTTTTGAATTATAGtgcaaaaaatttcaaaaaaaatatcctagtacggaaccctcggtgcgcgggtctgactcgcacttggccagtttttttcttTGGCTGCAAAGTGATGATGCGTGGAATTTTATTTACCAATTAAAAACGTGTCATTTCCCTAGGAATCGAAGCTAAGTAAGCTCCAAAGAAGACTGACCTGTCCATCTGCGTCGGAATCCAATCGACTTCCACATTTCTCTGATAAGGAAATGTTTTATAAGTGAGTTATTCCATGCTCTGTTCTTATACAAAACCAAACTTTATTAATTTAGATTAAAATAGTTCAGTCTCGCCTCCCACTCTAAAATTTgtaagttaatattataaatgcgaaagtgtgtctgtctgtttgtgaaaaactagcagacagatgTCTGCTAGTACGACCCAtctgtttaatcaattttgacccttactttttatcccagaagtTGAAgaaattcccacgagattttccaagaacctaaatccacgcaggcgtcGTCTAGTCGAGTAGATTATAGTTGTTCAGACTGCTTCATTCATAATTATTACTTTGTGTAACGTTTTCATGATTTTGAAGAGGGTAGATTTCTTTTTTCAGGGAATTCGTAATGTTCTCGGAGAATGAGAGTTTTAGAGTGCATCTACGCGATGCGTTGGCTTCCGAAATTATTGCGTTGGACAGCACACCACTTGGCAATGAATCTTGTaagttgttttaatttattttcgtaTTCTACTAGATTAAAAATTGAGATTATTGAATATTCACTTACGTTTAGATGAAAAATGAAGACTATTTTAGAACATCTCACCTATTAAGGTCAAAAAGTAAACCTGACTTTTTGAAGTTTTGAACTCAACAAGGTCAAGCTATATCTCGAGTTCTACTCAACCAGTTTTAATCAAACTCAACATAGTATAActctaaggttgagatctatagagtgtactttgacttagaCACAAACCTTGACAAAACTGTTCCCTTTTTACTAAGCAAAGTACTAAATAAGTCTtagcaaattaaaaatacacTTTGTAGATCAGCATCAGAGTTATACTATGTTAAGGCCGGTCGATTATGTGTAGGCTTAAAATGGAAAGTCCCGTCTAAATTAGATAAGTTGTTTTCACGCGATGCGTGCACGAACTACTACATACTCGTATTGTATAAAACGTAATATAATATTGAGAAAAGTTGTTTAAGAATTGGTCCTTCGGGCCGGATCATACTagaaacttaattaaattaggtGATTTAACCATATCGTTTTATTTCAGCCAACGAAGCAGATATATCCAAAGAATTCCTCCAGATTTCAAAAAAGCTAGGTCTTTTATCCAAATTTCTGGGATATCTAACCTCTTTGCCATATGCTCAAATACCGGTGGATATTTTACTGAAAACAGGCACATTGAATGTGGGCAGTCAAAAGGAAATATTTACAGCGCCTAAGGaaaaagttttggaaaataACATAGCGTTGAGAAACTATGTAAGTATTATGGTAAATAGTGACCGAGTATACATATAGGTTTAGTACGAGTTGCACATCTCGACAATGTCGgtagatttcgagtatcgaaacacTACAACTTCACTGGTTTAAATTACATACTTACAAATTggttgtgatagcctagtagttaggaTGTCcgactcctaatcggaagttgggggttcgattccgggcacgcatctctaatttctcagttatgtgcgttttaagcaattaaatatcacttgctttcacggtgaaggaaaacatcgtgaggaaacctgcatgcctgagagttctccatatactcaaaggtatgtgaagtctgccaatccgcattgagccagcgtggcagactatggcctaaacccttctcactctgagaagagaccagtgctcagtagtgggctggcaatgggttgatcttgTCAAACTGGTTCACTTTGAATGCTGTAATGCTTAATCTTAACATCTTAAACTTTTGTTACAGAGCCAACCAGCCATAGATTTAAACGGGCTTCTAACCACAGCCTACGAAAACGGCCGACTCAGCGTAACCCTACCATGGATTGTCCACTACATATCCATGCTAGACTACACTACCCTGCGCCTCAAATACTACCAAAACCTACTAAACATACTATTCCACATATACAAACTAAAATTCAAACATATAAAGAAAAACACATTAATATATCTCAAATCTGCATTAGGCTGGCTGTTCGACTTACCGCATTTCCCTCAAGAAGCGTTTTACGAAAAGTCCGAATGTTCTGTGATAAATTTTAACATCGACAATATTGATATCAAAATAATCGATTCTTACGATTTGGTCGATGAATCGATTTTATTCGAACTCTGTCCTTATTTGAAAGATGTTAACGTATTGGTATCGACGTCGCGAATTATTCACGACAAAGATACGGGTAGTTTTAGACATATAACGCCTGTGAGTTTGAGCATGAATTCCGAAGACCGAATACGGAGTAAAGAAAAGGAATtgcaggtaatttttttaattttatcataagGCTGCTTTTctaccagagatgtgctatgctacgttgctatggatgcgtttgatatccaccaatcatattcattggtgcacatagtcatagcttagcactggtggaaccggattcaactaagatatgtttttcatatggaaggatgcgtgctatggatgcctgctatgggccgtTTCGAGTGGTGCTATGTGCAGAGCAGAGTAcctacatagcttagtattggtggaaacggtcacatattttcgtagcatagatttcacatcttcgcagcatagcacatctctggtggaaaggcacccttatgcccagtttcatcatcatcatgatcgtcaaCTGATAAGACGACAATTGCAGGTCTTGCGCCGGCTGACTCTTTTGACGTTGTCTGTCTAGTGagaggggtcttccaacgctgtgctttccggtgcaaggtcgtCATTTTGGCGCCTTGGGACCCCTACGTCTATTGGTTTTTCAAACCATGTGTCCTGCCCATTGTCATTGATCTATGTCGGCTGCTCAGGTTTTCTTACAGAGCTTCTTGATTTGATTACGTGAACTCCAAACATAGCTCTCTCGTAGTAGAAATAAAATTcagtttacttacctactacaatatattacaaaAGATGCGATGCGTCGCTTCGACTTTACTGAAATATGCTTTGAGTCCTCATAAgttgtagttttttttgtataataagtaaaataaataatgtgagTTTGAGTGTTTAAATTATCTAATTCGTTCATTTCGAGTCATAAGCGATTTCCCCTTGCAGATTCGTCTAGAAGAAGAGCTGATCAAAAGTCAGCCGTCATCGACGCGCCGAGTGCTGGAGCTGGTAACAGAGCGGGTGGCATCGGGCGCGGTAAAGGATCTCACTGCACACGCCTTGGCTGAGGCAAGGCGGAAGGCAAGGAAGAACGCTATCGATATCGTCCACAATTGTAAAGATAAGGTATGACTATCAAATCCACAGTATCCAAtccaatatttcaaaaaaatatgctaCAATGCTATCATATTGCTCGAAACGGTTCTGCACCTATTGTGCTTATTGTTtggtttaattaatttatgttcTGAAGTTAGGGGTTGTtgttgtcatcatcatcatcatgatcaacatatgttgatatcatcatgatcaacatatgttgatcatgatgatatcgCCGGTTTAGTCTGAGGggcagacggacaaacagacagacaacaaagtaatccttttgaggtacggaaccctaactgcCCTTGTGCAAGTGAGCCTAAAATCAAATTCATTCATTTACAGACATTGCTCCTACCAACCCTACAAGCGATGTACAATGAGTGTTTATCGCGATTGCGCTCAGAGGCGTTGGAGGCGTGTCGGTCCAACGTGCGACAGCGAGTGTCCACCGCGCTGGTCGCCTTGCTGCCCAACGCCCCGCCGCCCCTGCACGCCGTTGCCGCTAGATCCTGTTACAGCCGCCTGACCAAGTGGACCAACGATCATTGGTCCACTACAGGTAAGATTCACTGTATATTAAAGAATGACAATACAAGCAAGAAGTAAAGTGTCAGTCTTTCGCGGCTGCGCTCGAAACGTATTAGCAGTTTCATCGCACGATAAAATCGCATCGCATCACCGCGCGAGCGATCGGCAATGAGAACGGCGCCTACGGCGGTAATCTTGTGGTAGTCTAAAGCAATATATAGTGTACTTTGATATATattttctcagacttaagacagttAAAACTGGTTAGTTTCATTTTTTTGTCATTatttgtctcattttaactcaaAGTATTCTGAGCGAAGTCAAAATGCCTGTCAAAGATCTATCTGCATCAGCTAGAGGTCTCAATATAagtattttgataaataaaagatCTAAGTATCATTATTGTTACAGCGGTCCTGTGTAAGAACATAGAAGAAGAGATGAACTCTTTACTGGCGCTGGGCGACAGCGCGAATGTGACTCCCAACACAGAAACAGCCTCCGTGCTCGCTGCAGAGTTCGACAGCATGCACAGCCCGGCGCACACCATTATCACTCTTAAGGTAAGGAGataaaactgtatatttatCAACAATAGGCTTAGACTATTCCTACCCGATACCTGGACACCGGGTTCACTTCACACGGTATATTATGTGAACGAATCAATAGGATCGCTGCCTCGTCATAGCTTACTAGACTTGTTCGATAGTGACTCTTGCAACATATCTTGCGATATTGTGGTGATGCAATAAATTGCAAATCACCTCGCACACTGCTGAGGCCTCAAATTTCgaggtgttttttttaatttttaatctctCTCTCTCCCTCACCATCTTCTCTATCATGAGATACGCAAATGCGCACAAGTGtactctcctctcagaatgaaaaaagTTTGagccaccacgctggccaagtgcggataggcagatttcacacacccttgagaacattatggagaattgcTTCCTAATATATATTGTGATTGTAGGAACAAATAAGTCTTTTGCTGGACTACGAGGAAATCCCGGATCCGTCTGCAGTGCTGGAGTCTTGCGTGAACTGCTGCCAAGCCTCCAACGTGCTGAGTCGGCCGCCCGCGCAGAGGGCGATACTGCAGCTTTCTATTGACTTCTGCTTAGTTTACTGTGAGTACTCAATCTATAAGTGAACTGCTACCAAGTTTCCATCCTCTGTAGATAATGTACTATCCTTACTTCATCCTTGTACTAAGCCTAAGTTAAGTTAATTTTTCTTCCAGTAAGCAGACACAAATCCAAGATAAGCGAGATTCTGCCCAAACTACACACAATATGGGACACCTGTTGTCCTGATCGCAAACGCAACACCCC includes:
- the LOC123870735 gene encoding codanin-1, which encodes MPGSIIESILSGKLECDLLCRWLKNDPIEAASDDCVLVCSNRNEFVVYFLSYLRTQTDSILQTNSNALPLLQHQGTPEKSLGQRQHHRSISDPTCDNDKSNDSLTVKSDKKTQESPNRERKKQGRRVKTKLFTDEKSKEHNQSLSSDESRVSIGVERLMLSSTPMKNGFKEYPQPLTSPVTPHSRSFNFERCDTPRLVRHSRSQDKSVSLADYLVNVQPKSSKKRRSKNMSNDDSETKVDLDLSNSEIFPEIGARKSSSLKSERRRIKPTNIDRSKKSYSLNSFTPEAFQQPSLGLEENLAFKPKLQPKESSNTFEAERNILKQERHKLMEKFNILHTSTSPKVTTPHTKITQKDSIEKNHNYIEADFNKVMYKEKIDILVEIYDVLLKNNLILNVNTEIYFLITILLSKQLEEDYRLSESQMQVNMCDNILKPVHNSTYFAVKSLWNERGILEVILDKNSLKILGENKKVRSFYPELAKFLLNSYGLKCEAESNSDRSKLVSDSRCSNGMVCFNLETDNAENFPSILSFQNFKKQRDMFYEILRWYQDSQNAGLSRSILRARIKALLCTGTSAANYAHLAALFTQMLLDSLPPNEQESKLSKLQRRLTCPSASESNRLPHFSDKEMFYKEFVMFSENESFRVHLRDALASEIIALDSTPLGNESSNEADISKEFLQISKKLGLLSKFLGYLTSLPYAQIPVDILLKTGTLNVGSQKEIFTAPKEKVLENNIALRNYSQPAIDLNGLLTTAYENGRLSVTLPWIVHYISMLDYTTLRLKYYQNLLNILFHIYKLKFKHIKKNTLIYLKSALGWLFDLPHFPQEAFYEKSECSVINFNIDNIDIKIIDSYDLVDESILFELCPYLKDVNVLVSTSRIIHDKDTGSFRHITPVSLSMNSEDRIRSKEKELQIRLEEELIKSQPSSTRRVLELVTERVASGAVKDLTAHALAEARRKARKNAIDIVHNCKDKTLLLPTLQAMYNECLSRLRSEALEACRSNVRQRVSTALVALLPNAPPPLHAVAARSCYSRLTKWTNDHWSTTAVLCKNIEEEMNSLLALGDSANVTPNTETASVLAAEFDSMHSPAHTIITLKEQISLLLDYEEIPDPSAVLESCVNCCQASNVLSRPPAQRAILQLSIDFCLVYLSRHKSKISEILPKLHTIWDTCCPDRKRNTPEDLDPPERRLELSPTFRNFEDERAPTPQSDEEVIEIKEIKIIEVKEVKVLPSVETPLKQAQESESNGLLEFFDRILCPRNIVLLSDTKCKASEVWEALADVLVFLLKNDYLTEDSLTEQCLAVYRQDWPQNILENLSTCMKSVSSRWSRSSTGKFTLFLDFLADYCNDMDYDLVE